The following are encoded together in the Gordonia insulae genome:
- a CDS encoding pyridoxal phosphate-dependent aminotransferase, giving the protein MRISQRADAVAPFYAMEFGKRAAELEAAGHDVVKLSIGEPDFGAPPAFLAAIRDLTDGRSLAYTEALGLPELRTVIADFSGTRFGAEVDPRRVVVTSGASAALLLSCAALVDPGDEVLVADPSYPCNRQFAESFGARVRLIPTSPATRFQLTTELVGQAWGDATRGVMVASPSNPTGTSVPYDELADLCADVRDRGGWRIVDEIYLGLADPDIEGRRARSILTADPDAIVINSFSKYFGMTGWRLGWCIVPDDLVPVMERLAQNFYICPPTPAQHAALQCFTNESLALTEARCAEFRIRRDLVVDGLSRIGLDVPVAPDGAFYVYIDVASTGLTSFEFCDRALREAHVSLTPGKDFGHHTADDHIRLSYAASTDDLTEGLRRLGEFVAGLAA; this is encoded by the coding sequence ATGAGGATCTCCCAGCGCGCCGACGCCGTGGCACCGTTCTACGCGATGGAGTTCGGCAAGCGGGCCGCCGAACTCGAAGCCGCCGGCCACGACGTGGTGAAACTCAGCATCGGCGAGCCCGACTTCGGCGCGCCGCCGGCCTTCCTCGCCGCGATCCGCGACCTCACCGACGGCCGCTCCCTGGCCTACACGGAAGCGTTGGGTCTGCCGGAGTTGCGTACGGTGATCGCGGACTTCAGCGGCACCCGGTTCGGCGCCGAGGTCGACCCGCGCCGGGTGGTGGTGACGTCGGGCGCATCGGCCGCCCTTCTGCTCAGTTGCGCGGCACTCGTCGACCCGGGCGACGAGGTCCTGGTCGCCGATCCGTCCTATCCGTGCAACCGGCAGTTCGCCGAGAGCTTCGGTGCCCGGGTCCGGCTGATCCCCACCAGCCCGGCGACGCGCTTCCAGCTCACCACCGAGCTCGTCGGGCAGGCGTGGGGCGACGCCACCCGCGGAGTGATGGTCGCGTCACCGTCGAATCCCACCGGGACGTCGGTGCCCTACGACGAACTCGCCGATCTGTGCGCCGACGTCCGCGACCGCGGCGGATGGCGCATCGTGGACGAGATCTACCTGGGTCTCGCCGATCCGGACATCGAGGGCCGTCGCGCGCGGAGCATCCTGACCGCGGACCCGGACGCGATCGTGATCAACAGCTTCTCGAAGTACTTCGGCATGACCGGTTGGCGTCTCGGCTGGTGCATCGTCCCCGACGATCTGGTGCCGGTGATGGAGCGTCTCGCGCAGAACTTCTACATCTGCCCGCCGACACCCGCGCAGCACGCGGCGCTGCAATGCTTCACCAATGAATCGCTCGCCCTGACCGAGGCGCGGTGCGCGGAGTTCCGCATCCGACGCGACCTCGTGGTCGACGGTCTGTCGCGCATCGGCCTCGACGTCCCGGTGGCTCCCGACGGCGCGTTCTACGTCTACATCGACGTCGCGAGCACGGGCCTGACGTCGTTCGAGTTCTGCGACCGGGCATTGCGGGAGGCGCATGTCTCCCTCACTCCGGGAAAGGATTTCGGCCACCACACCGCCGACGACCACATTCGCCTCTCCTATGCGGCGTCGACCGATGACCTGACCGAAGGTCTGCGCCGGCTCGGCGAGTTCGTCGCGGGCCTCGCTGCCTGA
- a CDS encoding aldo/keto reductase yields the protein MSVPTITLNNGVEIPQLGFGVFQIPPADTKAATSTALEVGYRHIDTAEMYGNEKGVGEAVAESGIPRDEVFITSKLNNGFHAYDDALKAADQTLTDLGVDAVDLFLIHWPLPGVGDFVETWRALEKFHADGKARAIGVSNFQRAHLERLFAETDTVPAVNQIEVHPYLSQNPLRAFNSDHGIATEAWSPIAQGDVLDDPVITKIAQEKGRSPAQVTLRWHIQRGDIVFPKSVTRSRVEENFALFDFDLSVEDVAAIDGLNKDRRRGPDPDEFNRIP from the coding sequence ATGTCGGTTCCCACAATCACTCTCAACAATGGTGTCGAGATCCCCCAGCTCGGTTTCGGCGTGTTCCAGATTCCGCCGGCCGATACCAAGGCGGCCACGTCAACCGCCCTGGAGGTGGGCTACCGGCACATCGACACCGCCGAGATGTACGGCAACGAGAAGGGTGTCGGCGAAGCGGTTGCCGAGTCGGGCATCCCGCGCGACGAGGTGTTCATCACCAGCAAACTCAACAACGGATTCCACGCCTATGACGATGCGCTGAAGGCGGCCGATCAGACGCTCACCGATCTCGGAGTCGACGCGGTCGACCTCTTCCTCATCCACTGGCCCTTGCCCGGCGTCGGTGATTTCGTGGAGACCTGGCGGGCACTGGAGAAGTTCCACGCCGACGGCAAGGCGCGCGCGATCGGCGTCTCCAATTTCCAGCGTGCCCATCTCGAGCGACTGTTCGCCGAGACCGACACCGTCCCGGCGGTGAACCAGATCGAGGTACACCCGTATCTGTCGCAGAACCCGTTGCGCGCGTTCAACTCCGATCACGGCATCGCGACCGAGGCATGGTCGCCGATCGCCCAGGGCGATGTGCTCGACGACCCGGTGATCACCAAGATCGCTCAGGAGAAGGGCCGCAGCCCGGCCCAGGTCACGTTGCGCTGGCACATCCAGCGCGGCGACATCGTGTTCCCGAAGTCGGTCACCCGCTCGCGGGTCGAGGAGAACTTCGCTCTCTTCGACTTCGACCTCTCGGTCGAGGACGTCGCGGCGATCGACGGGCTCAACAAGGATCGTCGGCGCGGACCGGATCCGGACGAGTTCAACCGCATCCCGTAG
- a CDS encoding NADP-dependent oxidoreductase, which produces MAKRFVATAYGDPAEVLDLVDVTIPDPGPDQVVVETRAIGLNPIDVKSVRGYVGADESRLPLPIGYEAAGVVTAVGDGAATTAGPLAVGDEVIVYRAVGAIADTLLSSTRAVHAKPPTLDFPRAAGLLLVGVTAADAVGTAGIADGDLVLIHGGSGAVGSIAIQLAVKAGATVIATANTANHDQVRRLGAAPVAYGDGLLDRIRAVASGSITSVIDTVGNDEAIDASLALVDNPGKIVSVAAFGRAADGIVVVNGSTPESKRYRTEALDGLIADAASGVLVTEVAKTFPFTEAPTALAELAAAHPRGKYVLLP; this is translated from the coding sequence ATGGCCAAGAGATTTGTCGCGACCGCGTACGGCGATCCGGCCGAGGTCCTCGACCTCGTCGATGTCACGATCCCCGATCCGGGACCCGATCAGGTCGTCGTCGAGACGCGGGCCATCGGACTGAACCCCATCGACGTCAAGAGCGTGCGGGGCTACGTCGGCGCGGACGAATCGCGGTTGCCGCTACCGATCGGCTACGAGGCGGCAGGCGTGGTGACCGCGGTCGGCGACGGCGCCGCAACCACTGCGGGGCCGTTGGCCGTCGGCGACGAGGTCATCGTCTACCGCGCGGTCGGCGCCATCGCGGACACCCTGCTCTCCTCGACGCGGGCCGTCCACGCCAAGCCGCCGACCCTCGACTTCCCGCGCGCGGCCGGACTGCTCCTCGTGGGTGTGACGGCCGCGGACGCCGTGGGGACTGCCGGAATCGCGGACGGCGACCTCGTGCTGATCCACGGCGGCTCCGGCGCGGTGGGCTCCATCGCGATCCAGCTCGCGGTCAAGGCGGGTGCGACCGTGATCGCCACCGCGAACACGGCCAACCACGACCAGGTCCGTCGACTCGGCGCCGCGCCCGTCGCGTATGGCGACGGCCTGCTCGACCGCATCCGTGCGGTCGCGTCCGGGTCGATCACGTCCGTCATCGACACCGTCGGCAATGACGAGGCGATCGACGCCTCGCTGGCGCTGGTCGACAATCCGGGAAAGATCGTCAGCGTCGCGGCGTTCGGTCGCGCCGCCGACGGGATCGTGGTGGTGAACGGCAGCACCCCGGAGAGCAAGAGGTACCGCACCGAGGCGCTCGACGGACTCATCGCCGACGCTGCGTCCGGGGTACTCGTCACCGAGGTCGCCAAGACCTTCCCGTTCACCGAGGCGCCGACTGCGTTGGCGGAGCTCGCCGCCGCCCATCCTCGCGGCAAGTACGTCCTCCTGCCCTGA
- a CDS encoding ArsR/SmtB family transcription factor: protein MAVYDAIADPVRRRILRSLADGPCRVVDLREALAAHHPISRPAVSRHLRVLAEAGLVVADERGRERHYRFDATPLDEVREFVHELRSARHAARPPIDDSMLDALDTEVHRTKRERRTTALVDEQEESA, encoded by the coding sequence GTGGCTGTGTACGACGCGATCGCCGACCCCGTCCGCCGGCGCATTCTGCGGTCGCTCGCCGACGGTCCCTGTCGTGTCGTCGACCTCCGCGAGGCGCTGGCCGCGCACCATCCGATCTCCCGACCGGCGGTCAGTCGGCATCTCCGGGTACTGGCCGAGGCGGGGCTGGTCGTCGCCGATGAGCGGGGACGCGAACGGCACTATCGGTTCGACGCGACGCCACTCGACGAGGTTCGTGAGTTCGTTCATGAACTCCGGTCGGCGCGCCATGCGGCCCGCCCGCCCATCGACGATTCGATGCTCGATGCACTCGACACCGAGGTGCATCGCACCAAACGCGAACGCCGCACGACGGCGCTCGTCGACGAACAGGAGGAGTCCGCATGA
- a CDS encoding SRPBCC family protein has translation MTPIPTGEHRVRAEGDAVAFTRTYRAGIDDVWAAVTESDRLARWIGFYSGDPKQGHVAFTMNAEGEENMTPTRYDIRACEPPRLLRVHTTDDFGTWDLIVELAESDGVTTLTLSQIIDDPTTIENTGPGWEYYLDRLSAAIDETDPGAIDFDDYYPAQRDYYLRIQHVVAERAGSSE, from the coding sequence ATGACACCCATCCCCACCGGTGAGCATCGGGTCCGTGCCGAAGGTGATGCCGTGGCCTTCACGAGGACCTACCGAGCCGGAATCGACGACGTCTGGGCCGCCGTCACCGAATCCGATCGACTCGCCCGCTGGATCGGCTTCTACAGCGGTGACCCGAAGCAGGGGCACGTCGCGTTCACCATGAACGCCGAAGGCGAGGAGAACATGACACCGACCCGCTACGACATCCGCGCATGCGAACCGCCGCGGCTGTTGCGGGTCCACACCACCGACGACTTCGGGACCTGGGACCTGATCGTGGAACTCGCGGAATCGGATGGGGTCACCACGCTCACCCTCAGCCAGATCATCGACGACCCGACCACCATCGAGAACACCGGACCCGGGTGGGAGTACTACCTCGACCGTCTGTCCGCGGCGATCGACGAAACCGACCCGGGCGCAATCGACTTCGACGACTACTATCCGGCGCAGCGCGACTACTACCTCCGTATTCAGCACGTCGTGGCCGAGCGGGCGGGCTCGTCGGAGTAG
- a CDS encoding NUDIX hydrolase, protein MPIPDFIRALRRHVGHDPLWLSGVSAVVRAEDGRILLTRRVDTGQWAVVSGVLEPGEEPARAVLREIAEETGVRAEVLRLTSVDVTPMITYPNGDQTQYLDVCFLARHIDGDPHPADDENSAVRWFAPDDLPEDLAETSRLRIDKALRGDPVAWFRR, encoded by the coding sequence GTGCCGATTCCCGACTTCATCCGCGCCCTCCGCCGACATGTGGGCCATGACCCGCTGTGGCTGTCCGGGGTCAGCGCGGTCGTGCGCGCCGAGGACGGCCGCATCCTGCTCACCCGCCGCGTCGACACGGGGCAGTGGGCGGTGGTGTCCGGCGTCCTCGAACCGGGGGAGGAGCCCGCGCGGGCCGTGCTGCGCGAGATCGCCGAGGAGACGGGTGTGCGGGCCGAGGTACTCCGGCTGACGAGCGTCGACGTGACGCCGATGATCACCTACCCGAACGGCGATCAGACGCAATACCTGGACGTCTGCTTCCTCGCCCGTCACATCGACGGCGATCCCCATCCCGCCGACGACGAGAACAGTGCGGTGCGGTGGTTCGCGCCCGACGACCTGCCCGAGGATCTGGCCGAGACGTCGCGACTGCGCATCGACAAGGCGCTTCGCGGCGATCCGGTCGCCTGGTTTCGTCGATGA
- a CDS encoding O-acetyl-ADP-ribose deacetylase, which yields MGGIDVITGDITSVRTDAIVNAANSSLLGGGGVDGAIHRAGGPAILRECRVLRETSLPSGLESGAAVATTAGDLPARWVIHTVGPVYSTREDRSSILRSCYTRSLRLADALGARSIAFPLISGGAYGWPLDDAVDQQVRAVKEADSTVESITLVAFSDMIADLTRRAL from the coding sequence ATGGGCGGTATCGACGTCATCACCGGCGACATCACCTCGGTGCGCACCGACGCCATCGTGAACGCGGCGAACTCCTCGCTGCTCGGAGGCGGTGGCGTCGACGGCGCCATCCATCGCGCCGGCGGACCGGCCATTCTGCGGGAATGCAGGGTGCTGCGTGAGACGTCCCTGCCGTCCGGACTCGAGAGCGGCGCGGCCGTCGCGACCACCGCCGGCGACCTCCCGGCCCGCTGGGTGATCCACACGGTGGGACCGGTGTACTCGACTCGCGAGGACCGGTCGTCCATCCTCCGGTCGTGTTACACCCGAAGCCTGCGGCTCGCTGATGCACTCGGGGCCCGGTCGATCGCGTTCCCGCTCATCTCCGGCGGCGCCTACGGCTGGCCCCTCGACGATGCCGTCGACCAGCAGGTTCGTGCTGTCAAAGAAGCGGATTCGACTGTCGAATCCATTACGCTCGTGGCCTTTTCGGACATGATCGCGGATCTCACACGCCGTGCACTCTAG
- a CDS encoding LpqN/LpqT family lipoprotein, protein MTADADRLDQADARDESRLVEPTVLRPHTFAYDSAARARRLDDPVQPDATPILERLQRMAIVARRVTDELSIPGEVLIDVDTDIWRSATAPGYLRLFIADHGNEGTIAIVLTRFVIDHGVAVPDLIDHAFVEARSLPDWQEAEATRAQPGFRTEGSSMQTGTYVGDDQTWYCAIRYAAYRRGNVAYLLHATGTAPAREGAAFRRSIAAAVSSVRFDD, encoded by the coding sequence ATGACCGCCGACGCCGATCGCCTCGACCAGGCCGACGCCCGCGATGAATCGCGCCTGGTGGAACCCACGGTCTTGCGACCACACACATTCGCCTACGACAGTGCGGCACGGGCACGCCGCCTCGACGACCCCGTACAGCCCGATGCGACGCCCATCCTCGAACGATTGCAGCGCATGGCGATCGTTGCCCGTCGAGTCACCGACGAACTGTCGATCCCGGGTGAGGTGCTCATCGACGTCGACACCGACATCTGGCGCAGCGCCACAGCTCCGGGATACTTGAGGCTGTTCATCGCAGACCACGGGAACGAGGGCACGATCGCGATCGTGCTGACCCGCTTCGTCATCGATCACGGAGTCGCCGTGCCGGATCTGATCGACCACGCCTTCGTCGAGGCCCGCAGCCTGCCCGACTGGCAGGAGGCGGAGGCCACTCGCGCCCAACCCGGATTCCGGACCGAGGGATCGTCCATGCAGACCGGCACCTACGTCGGCGACGACCAGACCTGGTACTGCGCGATCCGCTACGCCGCGTACCGGCGGGGGAACGTCGCGTACTTGTTGCACGCCACCGGGACCGCCCCGGCTCGGGAGGGCGCGGCGTTCCGCCGATCGATCGCGGCCGCCGTGAGCTCTGTCCGCTTCGACGACTGA
- a CDS encoding ParA family protein, whose translation MPTVIATISLKGGVGKTTLTAGVAEFLSGEFGKHVLLIDLDAQTNLTTMMIGEDRWLRCNDQGHTLATLFGDALDGTNLFDLHKTVQRGVSPVHSVTGVDLLPSSLDLIELQEELSARRVAADDHAAIVDVLRTGVAPIAGDYDYILIDCPPNVGPFSLNGLAMADAYVIPTIPDVLSTYAIPHIQRQVADFGAEIGRTITELGVVVTKFRAASALHQETVHRLRRDPTIQNVLPAYLHEANVIGAAAGYTAHPSLSAKYGHHGHHEQFRRVAQSIMIEAEVKVGRS comes from the coding sequence ATGCCGACGGTGATCGCGACCATCAGCCTCAAGGGAGGCGTGGGCAAGACGACGCTGACCGCGGGTGTGGCGGAGTTCCTGTCCGGGGAGTTCGGCAAGCATGTCCTGCTCATCGACCTCGATGCGCAGACGAATCTCACCACCATGATGATCGGCGAGGATCGGTGGTTGCGGTGCAACGACCAGGGCCACACCCTGGCGACGTTGTTCGGCGACGCGCTCGACGGGACGAACCTGTTCGATCTGCACAAGACGGTGCAGCGGGGCGTCTCACCGGTCCATTCGGTCACCGGCGTCGATCTGCTCCCGTCCTCACTGGACCTGATCGAGCTGCAGGAGGAACTCAGTGCGCGGCGGGTGGCCGCCGATGACCATGCCGCGATCGTGGACGTACTGCGTACCGGCGTCGCACCCATCGCCGGCGACTACGACTACATCCTGATCGACTGTCCGCCCAATGTGGGTCCGTTCAGTCTCAATGGACTCGCGATGGCCGACGCGTACGTGATCCCCACCATCCCGGATGTGTTGTCCACCTACGCGATCCCGCACATCCAACGGCAGGTCGCCGACTTCGGTGCCGAGATCGGCCGCACGATCACCGAACTCGGTGTGGTCGTGACGAAGTTCCGCGCCGCATCGGCTCTGCATCAGGAGACGGTGCACCGATTGCGACGCGATCCGACGATTCAGAATGTGCTGCCCGCCTACCTTCACGAGGCCAACGTCATCGGTGCGGCAGCGGGATACACCGCCCACCCGAGCCTGTCTGCGAAGTACGGGCATCACGGTCACCACGAACAGTTCCGTAGGGTCGCGCAGTCGATCATGATCGAGGCCGAGGTGAAAGTGGGCCGCTCGTGA
- a CDS encoding TetR/AcrR family transcriptional regulator has translation MSTRPTFAEASKALLRNTVLDALHELLDEKDWAAVTMADVASISGVSRQTVYNEFGSRNGLAQAYALRLVDEFVTLVTGAIERNEHEVHRALQDGFGDFFRSAAEDPLIRSLLSGEAKPDLLKLITTDAAPLIASATVGLARTLSGSWLALPHADAERIGRAISRMALSYVAMPPEDDRDVSADLGAVMAPAIIAARQAAGVADT, from the coding sequence GTGAGTACCCGGCCCACCTTCGCCGAAGCCAGCAAGGCCCTGTTGCGCAACACAGTTCTCGACGCGCTGCACGAATTGCTCGACGAGAAGGACTGGGCGGCGGTCACCATGGCCGATGTGGCATCGATCTCCGGGGTCAGCCGGCAGACGGTCTACAACGAGTTCGGTTCCCGCAACGGTCTTGCGCAGGCCTATGCACTCCGGCTGGTGGACGAGTTCGTCACACTCGTGACCGGCGCGATCGAGCGCAACGAGCACGAAGTCCATCGTGCCCTGCAGGACGGCTTCGGTGACTTCTTCCGCAGTGCCGCGGAGGATCCGCTCATCCGGTCGCTGCTGAGCGGCGAGGCCAAACCCGATCTGCTCAAGCTGATCACCACCGACGCCGCGCCGCTGATCGCGTCGGCGACCGTCGGGCTCGCGCGAACCCTGTCGGGGTCCTGGCTCGCGCTACCGCACGCCGACGCCGAGCGGATCGGCCGGGCAATCTCCCGCATGGCATTGAGCTACGTCGCGATGCCGCCCGAGGATGATCGAGATGTCTCAGCAGATCTCGGCGCCGTGATGGCTCCCGCGATCATCGCGGCACGACAAGCAGCAGGCGTGGCGGACACGTAG
- a CDS encoding NAD(P)/FAD-dependent oxidoreductase — MTGIVIVGTGIAGISAAERLRAEGYDGTITVLGDEPHLPYRRTVLSKDLFHADLREHRITLRPSSFWVDKGIDVITGVTVCDADADERVIRCDDGTTLGWDALILATGAVPVRPGWLHDSVPTLRTRADAEQIRLLLRGSDAVTIIGAGLIGLELAASAAAAGLDVTVCEYADRVMARALPPVISDHLAALHRAHGVSLRTGVRVVTADPDTVALRDGTHIPGPVVAAIGVQPDAGLARRLGADLGQTGIVVDDFLRSSVPGVYAAGDVAAIRHALTGEPSRAEHWLSATDQGKAVADSVLSDLTGVAARPYIEVPLAWTVQYGSNFQIVGRPGDGHDVVVDGSVSEGDATVVVRDGPRAVGAVAIGRPAAGRAFRADLATSLREAGRTPVTA; from the coding sequence GTGACCGGCATCGTCATCGTCGGCACCGGGATCGCCGGTATCAGCGCCGCCGAACGGCTACGTGCCGAGGGGTATGACGGGACGATCACCGTACTCGGCGACGAACCCCATCTCCCCTACCGGCGCACGGTCCTGTCGAAGGATCTGTTTCACGCCGATCTGAGGGAACATCGGATCACGTTGCGCCCGAGTTCTTTCTGGGTCGACAAGGGTATCGACGTGATCACCGGGGTCACGGTCTGCGACGCCGACGCCGACGAGCGGGTCATCCGGTGCGACGACGGAACCACGCTGGGGTGGGATGCGCTGATCCTCGCCACCGGTGCCGTTCCGGTCCGACCGGGTTGGCTGCACGATTCCGTCCCGACGCTGCGCACTCGCGCCGATGCGGAGCAGATTCGCCTCCTGCTGCGCGGATCGGACGCGGTGACGATCATCGGCGCCGGCCTGATCGGCCTCGAACTGGCCGCGTCGGCGGCGGCCGCCGGACTCGACGTCACCGTGTGCGAGTACGCCGACCGTGTGATGGCGCGGGCGCTGCCACCAGTGATCTCGGATCACCTGGCCGCGCTGCACCGCGCCCACGGGGTATCCCTGCGGACCGGGGTCCGCGTGGTGACCGCCGATCCCGACACCGTCGCCCTGCGCGACGGCACGCATATCCCCGGACCTGTCGTCGCGGCCATCGGCGTGCAACCCGATGCGGGCCTCGCCCGGCGGCTCGGTGCCGACCTCGGTCAGACGGGGATCGTTGTCGACGATTTCCTCCGGAGTTCCGTTCCGGGCGTCTATGCCGCCGGTGACGTCGCGGCCATCCGGCATGCGCTCACCGGCGAGCCGAGCCGGGCCGAGCACTGGCTGTCGGCCACCGACCAGGGCAAGGCGGTGGCGGATTCGGTGCTCAGCGATCTCACGGGCGTGGCGGCACGGCCGTACATCGAGGTCCCGCTGGCGTGGACGGTGCAGTACGGGTCGAACTTCCAGATCGTCGGCCGACCCGGCGACGGCCACGACGTCGTCGTGGACGGATCGGTCTCCGAGGGCGACGCGACCGTCGTGGTGCGCGATGGGCCGCGGGCCGTCGGTGCGGTGGCGATCGGTCGGCCCGCTGCCGGTCGGGCATTCCGCGCCGATCTGGCCACCTCCCTACGCGAGGCTGGGCGGACACCGGTGACCGCGTGA
- a CDS encoding rubredoxin, whose translation MNFRLFRCLQCGFEYDEEQGWPDEGIGPGTRWDDIPDDWSCPDCGAAKSDFEMIEVARS comes from the coding sequence ATGAATTTCCGACTGTTCCGTTGCCTGCAATGCGGATTCGAGTACGACGAGGAGCAGGGCTGGCCCGACGAGGGCATCGGACCCGGCACCCGCTGGGATGACATCCCCGACGACTGGAGTTGCCCGGACTGCGGCGCCGCCAAGTCCGATTTCGAGATGATCGAGGTGGCCCGGTCGTGA
- a CDS encoding rubredoxin, producing the protein MSVSTARRHRCPVCDYAFDETVGAPREGFPAGTRWADIPDDWPCPDCGVRDKVDFEPEPITERSTEEKK; encoded by the coding sequence ATGAGCGTCTCGACCGCCCGACGACACCGCTGCCCGGTGTGCGACTACGCATTCGACGAGACGGTCGGTGCACCGCGAGAAGGGTTTCCCGCCGGCACACGCTGGGCCGACATCCCCGACGACTGGCCGTGTCCTGACTGCGGGGTCCGCGACAAGGTCGACTTCGAGCCCGAACCGATCACGGAGAGATCAACCGAGGAGAAGAAATGA
- a CDS encoding alkane 1-monooxygenase, producing the protein MPNDAPPDKALTYRAPTDLARTEQAPAENPAVQWRDKKRHLWLLGLIPPTALFLAAGFVAAFSALGWDLVAPVWWWIGPILIYVLLPTLDVFFGPDGENPPDELMEQLENDKYYRYCTYAYIPFQIASVVFACYLWTADNLSWLGIDGGLGLVSKIGVALTIGAMGGIGINTAHELGHKKDSLERWLSKITLAQTFYGHFYIEHNRGHHVRVATPEDPASSRFGENFWMFLPRSVFGSLRSAWELEAKRMQRLERPVWHPSNDVINAWGMSVALWGVLAVVFGWEILPFMAIQAVYGFSLLETVNYLEHYGLLRQTTASGRYERCSPRHSWNSDHICTNIFLYHLQRHSDHHANPTRRYQTLRSFDEAPSLPSGYASMITLAYFPPVWRKVMDHRVLDHYEGDISKVNVAPRKAARIAAEKGTVAG; encoded by the coding sequence ATGCCCAACGATGCCCCGCCCGACAAGGCGCTGACATACAGAGCCCCGACCGACCTGGCACGGACAGAACAAGCGCCGGCGGAGAACCCCGCGGTCCAGTGGCGCGACAAGAAGCGGCACCTGTGGCTGCTGGGACTGATCCCGCCGACGGCGCTGTTCCTGGCGGCCGGGTTCGTGGCCGCGTTCTCCGCGCTCGGCTGGGATCTCGTCGCACCGGTGTGGTGGTGGATCGGGCCGATCCTCATCTACGTCCTGCTACCCACGCTGGATGTCTTCTTCGGCCCGGACGGCGAGAATCCGCCGGACGAACTGATGGAGCAGTTGGAGAACGACAAGTACTACCGATACTGCACCTACGCCTACATCCCGTTCCAGATCGCCAGCGTGGTCTTCGCCTGTTATCTGTGGACGGCGGACAATCTGAGCTGGCTCGGCATCGACGGCGGGCTCGGCCTGGTTTCCAAGATCGGCGTGGCGCTGACGATCGGCGCCATGGGCGGGATCGGTATCAACACCGCCCACGAACTCGGCCACAAGAAGGACTCGCTGGAACGCTGGCTGTCGAAGATCACCCTGGCGCAGACGTTCTACGGCCACTTCTACATCGAGCACAACCGCGGTCACCACGTCCGCGTCGCGACTCCCGAGGACCCCGCGAGCTCCCGTTTCGGGGAGAACTTCTGGATGTTTCTCCCGCGCAGCGTCTTCGGCAGCCTCCGCTCGGCCTGGGAACTCGAGGCCAAGCGGATGCAACGGCTGGAACGACCCGTGTGGCATCCCAGCAACGACGTGATCAACGCGTGGGGAATGTCGGTCGCACTCTGGGGTGTGTTGGCCGTGGTGTTCGGCTGGGAGATCCTTCCGTTCATGGCAATTCAGGCCGTCTACGGCTTCTCACTGCTCGAGACGGTGAACTACCTCGAGCACTACGGGCTGTTGCGCCAGACCACGGCGTCCGGCCGGTACGAGCGCTGCTCCCCGCGGCACAGCTGGAACTCCGACCACATCTGCACGAACATCTTCCTGTACCACCTCCAGCGACACAGCGATCACCACGCGAATCCGACCCGGCGGTATCAGACACTGCGTAGCTTCGACGAGGCGCCCAGCCTGCCGAGCGGATACGCCAGCATGATCACGCTCGCCTACTTTCCGCCCGTGTGGCGCAAGGTGATGGACCATCGGGTGCTCGACCATTACGAGGGTGACATCAGCAAGGTGAACGTCGCACCCCGCAAGGCCGCCCGGATCGCCGCCGAGAAGGGGACGGTTGCCGGATGA